One segment of Olsenella uli DSM 7084 DNA contains the following:
- a CDS encoding transcription repressor NadR: MSGDAANAGVRGAMGVGGMREGRVGGEERRRLVVERLRAAKSPVRGSDLAAEQGVSRQVIVQDIALLRSAGVNVASTNRGYVLVEGGVPAACRRTFKVRHGEDRMADELRLVVDLGGTVEDVVVNHRTYGRVRAPLGIGSRRDIDRFVRDLATSKSAPISRITSGYHFHHVTAPSEEILDEIEDALGSGGYLVERMPYEMGEDL, from the coding sequence ATGAGCGGGGACGCGGCTAACGCGGGCGTACGGGGCGCCATGGGCGTGGGTGGCATGCGCGAGGGACGCGTCGGCGGAGAGGAGCGCAGGCGGCTGGTCGTCGAGCGCCTGCGTGCGGCCAAGTCTCCCGTGCGTGGCAGTGACCTTGCGGCCGAGCAGGGCGTGAGCAGACAGGTCATCGTGCAGGACATCGCCCTGCTGCGCAGCGCCGGCGTCAATGTGGCCTCCACCAACCGTGGCTACGTGCTGGTGGAGGGCGGGGTGCCCGCCGCGTGCCGTCGCACGTTCAAGGTGCGCCACGGGGAGGACCGCATGGCCGACGAGCTCCGCCTCGTCGTGGACTTGGGTGGCACCGTCGAGGACGTCGTCGTGAACCATCGCACCTACGGGCGGGTGCGTGCCCCTTTGGGCATCGGCAGCCGTCGGGACATAGACCGCTTCGTGCGCGACCTGGCCACCAGCAAGTCGGCTCCCATCAGCCGCATCACCTCGGGCTACCACTTCCATCACGTGACGGCGCCGTCCGAGGAGATCCTGGACGAGATCGAGGACGCGCTCGGCTCGGGCGGCTACCTGGTCGAGCGCATGCCGTATGAGATGGGCGAGGACTTGTGA
- the nadC gene encoding carboxylating nicotinate-nucleotide diphosphorylase gives MDPVTLRLQAEPLILSALREDITSEDVSTAAVMPEARPGQVRLIAKQEGVICGLDVFLRTFQLLDAAATLAPAAGVREGAEVTCGQELGVLAADVRALLSGERVALNYLQRMSGIATKTRRMATLLAASKTRLVDTRKTCPNMRVFEKEAVRVGGGGNHRFNLSDGVMLKDNHIDAAGGVAEAIRLARAHAPFVRKIEVEVESLLQVREAADAGADIIMLDNMDHDTMAQAIAVIGGRARVEASGNVDEEGLAALADLGVDYVSSGALTHSAPILDLSLKHLVVLDA, from the coding sequence ATGGATCCCGTTACGCTTAGGCTGCAGGCGGAGCCGCTGATACTCTCTGCCCTGCGCGAGGACATCACCAGCGAGGACGTCTCGACGGCTGCCGTCATGCCCGAGGCCCGGCCCGGCCAGGTGCGCCTGATCGCCAAGCAGGAGGGCGTCATCTGCGGCCTCGACGTGTTCCTGCGCACGTTCCAGCTGCTCGACGCCGCGGCGACCCTTGCGCCTGCCGCTGGCGTCCGCGAGGGCGCCGAGGTCACGTGCGGCCAGGAGCTGGGCGTCCTTGCGGCCGACGTCCGGGCGCTCCTCTCTGGCGAACGCGTCGCCCTCAACTACCTGCAGCGCATGAGCGGCATCGCCACCAAGACGCGTCGCATGGCGACGCTTCTGGCAGCTAGCAAGACCCGACTGGTCGACACCCGCAAGACCTGCCCTAACATGCGCGTCTTCGAGAAGGAGGCCGTGCGCGTGGGTGGGGGCGGCAACCACCGCTTTAACCTGTCTGACGGCGTGATGCTCAAGGACAACCACATCGATGCGGCTGGGGGTGTCGCCGAGGCCATCCGCCTGGCCCGCGCCCACGCGCCCTTCGTCCGCAAGATAGAGGTGGAGGTGGAGAGCCTGCTCCAGGTCCGCGAGGCCGCAGATGCCGGTGCAGACATCATCATGCTCGACAACATGGATCACGACACCATGGCCCAGGCCATCGCGGTCATCGGTGGTCGTGCCCGGGTCGAGGCCTCGGGCAACGTGGACGAGGAGGGCCTGGCCGCACTGGCGGACCTCGGCGTGGACTACGTCTCGTCGGGGGCTCTGACGCACTCTGCCCCCATCCTGGACCTGAGCCTCAAGCACCTCGTGGTGCTCGACGCATGA
- a CDS encoding L-aspartate oxidase, with the protein MTVMEAGAAQTVPMWMDAAEAAAMQTGVARVGDRLTYDVVIVGCGVAGLYAALNLPRSLRVLMLCKEDVASCDSMLAQGGICVMRDHDDYGPWFDDTLRAGHGENRVESVDAMIWSSRDVIGDLMRLGVRFDRDETGALDYTREGAHSRKRILHHADVTGREITTRLLEQVRQLGNVAIWEGSPLVDLLVGGDACAGVVVERDAAGKGASEEAASERGAASRVEVHAHDTVLATGGVGGLYEHSTNFRSLTGDGCRVAAAHGVELEHMDYVQIHPTTLYSTRPGRAFLISESCRGEGAVLLGADGRRFTDELQPRDVVSAAIQRQMAREGSKYVRLSFSAVPEQEIKTHFGNIYEHCLREGYDICREPIPVVPAQHYLMGGIRVDQDSRTTMDHLYAAGETSCNGVHGRNRLASNSLLESLVFARLAARDIVRRRHRDGSRYA; encoded by the coding sequence ATGACGGTCATGGAGGCAGGCGCTGCCCAGACGGTGCCCATGTGGATGGATGCTGCGGAGGCGGCGGCCATGCAGACGGGAGTCGCGCGGGTGGGAGACAGGCTGACGTACGACGTCGTGATCGTGGGCTGTGGTGTCGCGGGGCTGTACGCGGCCCTGAACCTCCCACGCTCGCTCAGGGTCCTCATGCTCTGCAAGGAGGATGTAGCCAGCTGCGACTCCATGCTCGCCCAAGGCGGCATCTGCGTGATGCGCGACCATGACGACTACGGCCCCTGGTTCGACGACACCCTGCGGGCGGGGCATGGCGAGAACCGCGTGGAGTCCGTGGACGCAATGATCTGGTCCAGTCGCGACGTCATCGGCGACCTCATGCGCCTGGGCGTCCGCTTTGACCGTGACGAGACGGGTGCGCTGGACTACACCCGCGAGGGGGCTCACAGCCGCAAGCGCATCCTGCACCATGCGGACGTGACTGGCCGCGAGATCACGACCCGGCTCCTGGAACAGGTCCGCCAGCTGGGAAACGTGGCCATTTGGGAGGGAAGTCCCCTGGTTGACCTGTTGGTGGGGGGTGACGCCTGTGCGGGTGTCGTGGTCGAGCGGGACGCTGCCGGGAAGGGCGCATCCGAGGAGGCTGCGTCCGAGAGGGGCGCGGCCTCCCGCGTTGAGGTCCATGCGCATGACACCGTCCTGGCAACGGGCGGCGTCGGCGGCCTGTACGAGCACTCCACCAACTTCCGCAGCCTCACGGGCGATGGCTGTCGCGTGGCGGCGGCGCACGGCGTGGAGCTGGAGCACATGGACTACGTGCAGATCCATCCCACCACGCTCTACAGCACACGTCCCGGCCGTGCGTTTCTGATCTCGGAGTCCTGTCGCGGAGAGGGGGCGGTCCTTTTGGGGGCGGACGGTCGGCGATTCACGGACGAGCTCCAGCCACGCGACGTGGTCTCGGCGGCCATCCAGCGGCAGATGGCGAGGGAGGGCAGCAAGTACGTGCGTCTGTCCTTCTCGGCTGTGCCAGAGCAGGAGATCAAGACCCACTTTGGGAACATCTACGAGCACTGCCTGCGGGAGGGCTACGACATCTGCCGCGAGCCGATCCCCGTGGTGCCCGCCCAGCACTACCTCATGGGAGGAATCCGCGTGGACCAGGACTCACGGACCACCATGGACCACCTCTACGCCGCAGGCGAGACCAGCTGCAACGGCGTGCACGGAAGGAACCGTCTGGCCAGCAACTCCCTGCTCGAGAGCCTGGTCTTCGCGCGCCTGGCCGCGCGTGACATCGTCAGAAGGAGGCATCGCGATGGATCCCGTTACGCTTAG
- the nadA gene encoding quinolinate synthase NadA has translation MEKSTHAVVGTNEHDDEMGRYERTLAAYQPVDPATLGGLAKRVAELKHERDAVILAHYYVPAETQALADYVGDSFYLARLARTLDCKTIVLAGVSFMAQSVKLLNPERMVLNPEPRADCPMAHMVRKADVDAVRKRYDDLAVVCYINSTAEIKTWSDVCVTSSNAVKVVRGLPQRNILFIPDMNLGRYVAEQLSEKNFILNRGWCPTHQRIIPAEVEALEVAHPDAEVLAHPECSEEVLGEADFIGSTKQIIERIAQSDRHEFIVLTVVGVAAQIGRLTEGQDKRIYFPQTTPLCPNMAMVTPDKVLRSLEQGLGEVPLPANADRANQPLERMLELAAR, from the coding sequence GTGGAGAAGTCGACGCATGCGGTCGTTGGAACGAACGAGCATGACGATGAGATGGGGCGCTACGAGCGAACGCTCGCTGCATACCAGCCCGTCGACCCAGCGACCCTGGGAGGCCTTGCCAAGCGGGTGGCCGAGCTCAAACACGAGCGCGATGCCGTGATCCTGGCGCACTACTACGTCCCGGCCGAGACCCAGGCGCTCGCCGACTATGTGGGCGACTCATTCTACCTGGCACGTCTTGCTCGTACGTTGGACTGCAAGACCATCGTCCTGGCCGGTGTCTCGTTCATGGCGCAGAGTGTCAAGCTCCTGAACCCCGAGCGCATGGTGCTCAACCCCGAACCGCGCGCGGATTGTCCCATGGCGCATATGGTCCGCAAGGCCGATGTTGATGCCGTCCGCAAGCGCTACGACGATCTGGCCGTCGTGTGCTACATCAACTCGACCGCCGAAATAAAGACATGGTCGGACGTGTGCGTGACCTCATCGAATGCCGTGAAGGTCGTGCGCGGGCTGCCCCAGCGCAACATTCTCTTCATTCCCGACATGAACCTGGGCCGTTACGTTGCCGAGCAGCTATCCGAGAAGAACTTCATCCTCAACCGCGGCTGGTGCCCCACCCATCAGCGCATCATCCCCGCAGAGGTCGAGGCCCTCGAGGTCGCCCATCCCGATGCCGAGGTCCTGGCACATCCCGAATGCAGCGAGGAGGTCCTGGGCGAGGCGGACTTCATCGGGTCGACCAAGCAGATCATAGAGCGCATAGCACAAAGCGACCGGCATGAGTTCATCGTGCTGACTGTCGTGGGCGTGGCGGCACAGATCGGCAGGCTTACCGAGGGGCAGGACAAGCGAATCTACTTCCCCCAGACCACACCCCTCTGTCCCAACATGGCGATGGTCACGCCCGACAAGGTCCTGCGTTCGCTCGAGCAAGGCCTGGGCGAGGTGCCCCTGCCCGCGAATGCCGATCGTGCAAACCAACCCCTCGAGCGCATGCTCGAGCTTGCCGCACGCTAG
- a CDS encoding 4'-phosphopantetheinyl transferase family protein, whose protein sequence is MGEARSVVAGRYRQASEVGPERNRLEELGCGLLLRYVLGVRHDSDLAFGEFGKPRLARARLARTRLARSWRAAGEGTATRAEAGRGDAAGTASSAESDAAGGVGSRLDDDAAGGIGLEFNLSNDVGLAVLAVSARPIGVDIENVPATYTSPVELVARKYYSEEQRARIGDGSAYDQRVAWAQAWTRMEAILKARGTGFSLDPRKHPEALDGWELWSCERDGCVITVAVDVPFEVELHEIGADAALDALGP, encoded by the coding sequence ATGGGTGAGGCCCGTTCGGTCGTGGCGGGGCGCTACCGCCAGGCCTCCGAGGTCGGACCCGAGCGCAACCGGCTCGAGGAGCTGGGCTGTGGCCTTCTGCTGCGCTACGTCCTGGGCGTGCGTCACGATAGCGACCTGGCGTTTGGCGAGTTCGGCAAGCCGCGGCTGGCTAGGGCACGGCTGGCCAGAACGCGGCTGGCGAGATCATGGCGGGCTGCAGGGGAGGGCACCGCGACGCGCGCGGAAGCGGGGCGCGGGGATGCGGCTGGCACTGCATCCAGTGCCGAGAGTGACGCGGCGGGCGGTGTTGGCTCCAGGCTCGATGATGATGCTGCAGGTGGCATTGGCCTCGAGTTCAACCTCTCCAATGACGTGGGACTTGCGGTGCTTGCCGTGAGCGCTCGACCCATAGGGGTCGACATCGAGAACGTACCCGCGACCTACACGAGCCCCGTCGAGCTCGTCGCTCGTAAGTACTATAGCGAGGAGCAGCGGGCCCGGATTGGCGATGGCTCTGCGTATGACCAGCGTGTCGCTTGGGCACAGGCCTGGACGCGTATGGAGGCCATCCTCAAGGCAAGGGGCACGGGCTTTTCGCTCGACCCACGTAAGCATCCGGAGGCCTTGGATGGCTGGGAGCTGTGGAGCTGCGAGCGCGATGGCTGCGTGATCACGGTCGCGGTGGACGTTCCGTTTGAGGTGGAGCTACACGAAATCGGCGCTGACGCGGCACTTGATGCTCTGGGGCCATGA
- a CDS encoding DUF47 domain-containing protein, whose translation MAHAKKEDVFYTLFKQFGDELVSAAEDYDKLINSFPETDSLIPIMKLHEDRCDECVKQIMQELYSSFITPFDRNDISELALKLDDICDSMSGVAIRLNLFNTSGTNSNARQLADLALAAVREVKEMLDHLPEYKKDPEVMRKAISIGHIEDEGDAVYESALYGLFHSESIDDARRGHVVAWLRIFDRMEGTLDACDHAAGVVRSIVMKSA comes from the coding sequence ATGGCACACGCCAAGAAAGAGGACGTCTTCTACACCCTGTTCAAGCAGTTTGGAGATGAGCTCGTCAGCGCCGCCGAGGACTATGACAAGCTAATCAACAGCTTCCCCGAGACGGACAGCCTCATCCCCATCATGAAGCTGCACGAGGACCGCTGTGACGAGTGCGTGAAGCAGATCATGCAGGAACTCTATTCCTCGTTCATTACGCCCTTCGATCGCAATGACATCTCTGAGCTAGCCCTCAAGCTCGACGACATCTGCGACAGCATGTCCGGTGTCGCCATCCGCCTGAACCTCTTCAACACCTCGGGCACCAACAGCAACGCCCGCCAGCTCGCCGACCTTGCGCTCGCGGCGGTGAGGGAGGTCAAGGAGATGCTGGACCACCTGCCCGAGTACAAGAAGGACCCCGAGGTCATGCGCAAGGCCATCTCCATCGGCCACATCGAGGACGAGGGCGATGCCGTCTACGAGAGTGCCCTCTATGGCCTCTTCCACTCCGAGAGCATCGACGATGCCCGCCGTGGACATGTCGTCGCGTGGCTGCGCATCTTCGATCGCATGGAGGGCACGCTTGACGCCTGCGACCACGCCGCCGGCGTCGTGCGCAGCATCGTGATGAAGAGCGCGTAA
- a CDS encoding inorganic phosphate transporter yields the protein MISFEQFLGMLQTNPFLAVVIALVLGTIFVNGATDAANAIAEPIGTRSIGVNAAIAMSVACNFVGLVVMTMISTAVADTISGMVNFGGNTHTALIALAAATVGIVAWGVGAWVFGIPTSESHALIAGLTGAALAVNGNLDGVNMGEWMKVVYGLVFSTIAGFVAGWLVTKLIRTACRNVNRRNADELFGRLQVIGAAGVALMHGAQDGQKFMSTAMLAIALSAGLGVADMGGFPLWVEVLCAATMAIGTAVGGKRIIKKVGMQMVQMEKYQGFAASLSATVSLLVATLTGLPVSTTHAKTAAIMGAGAAKDVRSVNWGVAKEMVYTWVFTFPGCGLIGFFLAKLFLVLF from the coding sequence GTGATCAGCTTCGAGCAATTTCTTGGCATGCTGCAGACGAACCCGTTTCTCGCAGTGGTCATCGCCCTTGTGCTGGGGACCATCTTCGTCAATGGCGCGACGGATGCGGCAAATGCCATCGCCGAGCCCATCGGCACCCGTTCCATAGGTGTGAATGCGGCCATCGCCATGAGCGTGGCCTGCAACTTCGTGGGCCTCGTGGTCATGACGATGATCTCGACCGCCGTCGCGGACACCATAAGCGGCATGGTCAACTTTGGCGGCAACACCCACACCGCCCTCATAGCGCTTGCCGCCGCAACCGTAGGCATCGTCGCCTGGGGTGTGGGCGCCTGGGTGTTCGGCATCCCCACCAGCGAGTCACACGCGCTCATAGCGGGTCTGACGGGGGCCGCCCTTGCCGTCAACGGGAACTTGGACGGCGTGAACATGGGCGAGTGGATGAAGGTCGTCTATGGCCTCGTGTTCTCGACCATTGCGGGCTTCGTCGCGGGCTGGTTGGTGACCAAGCTCATACGTACGGCTTGCCGGAACGTGAACCGCAGGAACGCCGATGAGCTCTTCGGCAGGCTGCAGGTCATAGGCGCCGCTGGCGTCGCGCTCATGCACGGTGCGCAGGACGGCCAGAAGTTCATGTCCACCGCGATGCTCGCCATCGCCCTCTCGGCCGGCCTGGGCGTCGCCGACATGGGGGGCTTCCCGCTGTGGGTCGAGGTGCTCTGCGCCGCCACCATGGCCATCGGCACTGCGGTCGGTGGCAAGCGCATCATCAAGAAGGTTGGCATGCAGATGGTGCAGATGGAGAAGTACCAGGGCTTCGCCGCCTCGCTCTCTGCCACCGTCTCGCTTCTGGTCGCCACGCTCACGGGTCTCCCTGTCTCCACGACCCATGCCAAGACGGCGGCCATCATGGGTGCCGGCGCCGCAAAGGACGTTCGCTCCGTCAACTGGGGCGTCGCCAAGGAGATGGTCTATACCTGGGTCTTCACCTTCCCGGGCTGCGGCCTCATCGGATTTTTTCTCGCCAAGCTCTTCCTCGTCCTGTTCTAG
- a CDS encoding histidinol-phosphatase produces MSVPLRICENDFISREEAANGASRPRAVPLCIARGFGYGGSDRKGLTKMLRANYHTHTVFCDGSDTPEEMVRAALGRGFLHLGFSGHMDPDIHMDWPAYMAEMGRLRALYGDRLDILAGVELDGVYDPACAPGAEYTIGSTHFLPVDSPVPMSVDNSPRMLQELCRDYYGGDWLALCRAYFELEAQVVERTSCTFVGHFDLVAKFNDELRFVDETDARYLGPALDAMEALVGEGVPLEINCGAVNRGLRRELYPRRELLCALRDFGGEIVISSDAHHAELIDGAFDVAVATAIECGFTHTNVLVHDAMGNVEFRQLALDAL; encoded by the coding sequence ATGTCCGTCCCTCTCAGGATATGTGAGAACGATTTCATATCGCGGGAAGAGGCGGCAAACGGCGCGAGTCGTCCGCGAGCGGTACCGCTGTGCATCGCCCGCGGCTTTGGGTATGGTGGGTCAGACAGGAAGGGGCTGACCAAGATGCTGAGGGCCAACTACCACACGCACACGGTGTTCTGCGACGGGAGCGACACGCCCGAGGAGATGGTGCGGGCCGCCCTCGGTCGCGGCTTCCTCCATTTGGGCTTCTCGGGCCACATGGACCCCGACATCCATATGGATTGGCCCGCATATATGGCCGAGATGGGCCGCCTGCGCGCGCTCTATGGAGACCGGCTGGACATTCTCGCGGGCGTCGAGCTGGACGGCGTCTACGATCCCGCGTGCGCACCTGGTGCCGAGTACACGATCGGCTCCACGCACTTCCTGCCCGTGGACTCGCCCGTGCCCATGAGCGTCGACAACAGCCCCCGCATGCTCCAGGAGCTTTGCCGTGACTACTACGGTGGAGACTGGCTGGCCCTCTGCCGCGCCTACTTTGAGCTTGAGGCGCAGGTGGTAGAACGCACCAGCTGCACGTTCGTGGGCCACTTCGACCTGGTCGCCAAGTTCAACGACGAGCTTCGCTTCGTGGACGAGACGGACGCACGCTACTTGGGCCCGGCACTTGATGCCATGGAGGCGCTGGTGGGCGAGGGCGTTCCCCTCGAGATAAACTGCGGTGCGGTGAATCGTGGCCTCAGGCGCGAGCTCTATCCGCGTCGTGAGCTGCTGTGCGCGCTTCGCGACTTTGGTGGCGAGATCGTGATCAGCTCCGACGCGCATCACGCGGAGTTGATCGACGGCGCCTTCGACGTGGCGGTTGCGACGGCGATCGAGTGCGGCTTCACCCACACGAACGTCCTCGTCCATGACGCGATGGGCAATGTGGAGTTCAGGCAGCTCGCGCTTGACGCGCTGTAG
- a CDS encoding glycoside hydrolase family 32 protein: MSNDSWRPKLHLAPQNGSISDPNGLCQFRGTYHVFCQNAPEYPGNLDSPHGWGHFASRDLVSWVFLGCHVMPDAPSDRDGSYSGGAYVTQDGEELWLYYTGNVREPEGDGTYAGRLANQTRMRSYNGINLGPKEVVLDNAGYPAYCSNHVRDPKVWLQDGTLHMMLGARTRTDSRGSILMYDSPDGERWGLSGSLTNQGPAFGYMWECPDRIVLGGEEGTREFLACCPQGTDNYAHKCQNVHSAGYFPIEGTICDLMREDALLMGASAPHATDQAGVSADGFVEWDHGFDYYACQTLVDEQGRTILVGWMSLPHDKNDVRPYDNPTDSWRGCLTVPRVLSLDERSGRILQQPAAEIDSLRGERLPIEGEGPCAEDGRHPGQGTQGEAQRRKVTICGKVGDVLLGGVSGNGVVRFDDFLELRIADGVAELAFTDDSVGQGRTVRQALCGEVHDLRILVDTSVLEIFLNGGETVFGTRYYAETDALTLCATFGRIGEAAAWSMRPLSVNYLVTR, translated from the coding sequence ATGAGCAACGATTCCTGGCGTCCCAAGCTGCACCTCGCCCCACAGAACGGATCCATCTCCGATCCCAATGGGCTCTGCCAGTTCAGAGGCACGTACCACGTCTTCTGCCAGAATGCGCCCGAGTACCCCGGCAACCTCGACAGCCCTCACGGCTGGGGGCACTTCGCCAGCCGTGACCTGGTGAGCTGGGTCTTCCTGGGCTGCCACGTGATGCCCGACGCCCCCAGCGACCGTGACGGATCGTACTCCGGCGGTGCCTACGTGACCCAGGACGGCGAGGAGCTGTGGCTCTACTACACGGGAAACGTCCGCGAGCCGGAGGGCGACGGCACCTATGCGGGCCGCCTGGCCAACCAGACCCGCATGCGCTCCTACAACGGCATCAACCTGGGACCCAAGGAGGTCGTGCTCGACAACGCGGGCTATCCCGCCTACTGCTCGAACCACGTGCGCGATCCCAAGGTCTGGCTCCAGGATGGGACGCTCCACATGATGCTGGGCGCCCGCACCCGCACGGACTCGCGCGGCTCGATCCTCATGTACGACTCGCCTGACGGGGAGAGGTGGGGGCTCTCGGGCTCGCTCACCAACCAGGGACCTGCGTTCGGCTACATGTGGGAGTGCCCTGACCGCATCGTGCTGGGCGGCGAGGAAGGTACCCGCGAGTTTCTCGCCTGCTGTCCCCAGGGCACCGATAACTATGCCCACAAGTGCCAGAACGTCCACTCGGCCGGCTACTTCCCCATCGAGGGGACGATCTGCGACCTCATGCGCGAGGACGCGCTGCTCATGGGCGCCTCCGCGCCGCATGCCACGGACCAGGCCGGCGTCAGCGCCGACGGCTTCGTGGAATGGGACCATGGCTTTGACTACTACGCCTGCCAGACCCTCGTGGACGAGCAGGGTCGCACGATCCTCGTCGGATGGATGAGCCTCCCCCACGACAAGAACGACGTACGACCGTACGACAATCCCACGGACAGCTGGCGCGGCTGCCTCACCGTCCCCCGCGTGCTTTCCCTGGACGAGAGGAGCGGGCGCATCCTGCAGCAGCCAGCGGCGGAGATCGACTCGCTTAGGGGCGAGCGGCTCCCCATCGAGGGCGAGGGGCCCTGTGCCGAGGACGGCAGGCACCCAGGCCAGGGCACACAGGGCGAAGCCCAGCGCCGCAAGGTCACCATCTGCGGCAAGGTGGGCGACGTGCTTCTCGGCGGCGTGAGCGGCAACGGGGTCGTGCGCTTCGACGACTTCCTCGAGCTGCGCATCGCGGACGGCGTGGCCGAGCTGGCCTTCACGGACGATTCCGTGGGGCAGGGGCGCACGGTGAGGCAAGCGCTTTGCGGTGAGGTCCATGACCTGCGCATCCTGGTGGACACCTCTGTGCTCGAGATCTTCCTCAACGGCGGCGAGACCGTCTTTGGCACCCGCTACTACGCCGAGACAGACGCGCTCACCCTATGCGCGACGTTCGGGCGGATCGGCGAGGCAGCTGCCTGGAGCATGAGGCCCCTCTCGGTCAACTACCTGGTCACGCGCTAG
- a CDS encoding ATP-binding protein yields MSQPNPFTPAFGTAPAILAGRDALLQEMHGALEQGRGNPNLSSILIGARGTGKTVCLSYISEDAEENGWVAVSTSAIPGMLEDLYEQVLRKARGFIKTHEGVRLTSLGIGPVSAGWEHGGRQASNWRTRMSDVLDDLGDRDVGLLMTIDEVDASLDEMIALASVYQHFVREGRKVALVMAGLPGNVSALLSNKSVSFLRRAQQHRLARISDADVADAMRRTIESAGKAIDERALSACIEAVDGFPYMLQLVGFRSWQAAQGDARISLAAARHGIAGARRDFESHVLASTYRELSPTDLLFVEAMLPDKRESRLADIARRMGVTSRYASSYRARLQSAGVIDELARGIVCFSLPGFADYVASRMPDE; encoded by the coding sequence GTGAGCCAGCCCAATCCTTTCACCCCAGCATTTGGCACGGCCCCCGCCATCCTCGCGGGACGAGACGCACTGCTGCAAGAGATGCATGGCGCCCTGGAGCAAGGACGGGGCAATCCCAATCTCTCAAGCATCCTGATCGGAGCGCGCGGCACCGGGAAAACGGTCTGCCTCTCGTACATCAGCGAAGATGCCGAGGAAAACGGCTGGGTTGCCGTCAGCACGTCCGCCATTCCCGGCATGCTGGAGGACCTCTACGAGCAGGTTCTGCGCAAGGCGCGGGGATTTATCAAGACGCATGAGGGGGTGCGGCTGACGAGCTTGGGCATTGGCCCCGTAAGCGCTGGATGGGAGCACGGCGGCCGGCAGGCGAGCAACTGGCGCACACGCATGAGCGATGTGCTCGACGATCTGGGCGATCGGGACGTCGGGCTGCTCATGACCATAGACGAAGTGGACGCCAGCCTAGACGAGATGATTGCGCTCGCCTCCGTCTACCAGCATTTCGTGCGAGAGGGCCGCAAGGTCGCCCTCGTCATGGCCGGTCTTCCCGGCAACGTAAGCGCACTCCTCTCGAACAAGAGCGTCTCGTTCCTCAGGAGGGCCCAGCAGCATAGGCTTGCGCGCATCAGCGATGCGGATGTCGCCGATGCCATGCGGAGGACGATCGAATCTGCTGGGAAGGCAATCGACGAGAGGGCGCTCTCTGCCTGCATCGAGGCCGTGGACGGCTTTCCCTACATGCTGCAGCTCGTGGGGTTCAGGAGCTGGCAGGCGGCACAAGGCGATGCGCGCATCTCGCTTGCCGCGGCACGGCATGGCATCGCTGGCGCGCGGAGGGACTTCGAAAGCCATGTGCTCGCGTCGACCTATCGCGAGCTGTCCCCAACGGACCTGCTCTTCGTCGAAGCCATGCTCCCGGACAAACGAGAGAGCAGACTGGCGGACATAGCGAGGAGAATGGGCGTCACCAGCCGCTACGCCTCCTCGTACCGCGCACGGCTGCAGTCCGCCGGGGTCATAGATGAGCTTGCCCGCGGCATCGTGTGCTTCAGCTTGCCGGGCTTTGCCGACTACGTGGCCAGCAGGATGCCAGACGAGTGA